A genomic region of Rhodospirillales bacterium contains the following coding sequences:
- a CDS encoding HigA family addiction module antidote protein produces MSDPLEGAHPGLVLKREILEKLGMSQNYLAHSIHVPANRIHDIVRGRRAITADTDLRLCKFFGLPEGYWLRLQNAHDLRNARPEIAFDLDRIMPYRKEE; encoded by the coding sequence ATGAGTGATCCGCTGGAAGGCGCCCATCCGGGCCTCGTGTTAAAGAGAGAAATTCTTGAAAAACTGGGGATGAGCCAAAATTATCTGGCGCATTCGATCCATGTGCCGGCCAACCGGATTCACGATATCGTTCGTGGCCGCCGGGCCATCACGGCCGATACCGATCTGCGTTTGTGCAAATTTTTCGGTTTGCCGGAAGGGTACTGGCTGCGTTTGCAAAATGCCCATGACCTACGTAATGCGCGGCCGGAAATCGCTTTCGATCTTGACAGAATCATGCCATACCGCAAGGAAGAGTAA
- a CDS encoding heparinase II/III family protein — MLQDLPRHIAHQALARIRERAGSFACNSPLYNWSLGGGVPEGFIYTLADVMPGDAEAGRVLCSGMFSLNGECLEIRGQCWEPVGASDNFLAYMHGFSWLRDLRALGGDTARRQARDLVAGWTHRYPNWHGLAWRPDILGQRLVSWIGAYEFFGASADDYFQDHFFESVIRQARHLSRALPGGIEGLPLLRAIRGLAYAGLSLEGRQAWLEQALDLLESEADKQILGDGCHVSRSPAQLLEALEIFIDLRAGLIGAQYPVPAPMAHTIDRMAQAVRFFRYADKRFALFHGTQEGDTRHIDSVLARANVRGQILSRLPYGGYERLTMGRSMVMMDAGTPPRWPYDGHAHASPLGFEFVYGKERVFVSCGTHPSDPDWIDALRATAAHNALTVDYRNACEIARDGHFIRRPHKVVVSREETRNAVLLEASHDGFVSLNGLTHRRRLYLGDNGHDLRGEENLTCSVGLSKPVEITLRFHLHPRVQVSLIQDGRAALLRLPGGAGWRFFNAQGDLTLENSVYLGEGTQPRKTKQLVVSGLMQVDHAVIKWVLQREGT, encoded by the coding sequence ATGTTGCAAGACCTTCCCCGCCATATTGCCCATCAGGCGCTTGCCCGCATTCGGGAGCGCGCAGGCAGCTTTGCCTGCAACAGTCCGCTTTATAACTGGTCTTTAGGGGGCGGCGTACCGGAGGGATTTATCTATACCCTTGCCGATGTAATGCCGGGCGATGCCGAAGCCGGGCGGGTTTTGTGCAGCGGGATGTTTTCCCTGAACGGTGAATGTTTGGAGATCCGCGGGCAGTGCTGGGAGCCTGTCGGTGCCAGTGATAATTTTCTGGCCTACATGCACGGGTTTTCGTGGCTGCGGGATTTGCGGGCGCTGGGCGGTGATACGGCCCGGCGGCAGGCGCGCGATCTGGTGGCCGGCTGGACACATCGTTATCCGAACTGGCATGGTCTGGCTTGGCGGCCTGATATTCTCGGTCAGCGACTGGTTTCGTGGATCGGGGCTTACGAGTTTTTCGGGGCCAGTGCCGACGATTATTTTCAGGATCATTTTTTTGAATCCGTGATCCGGCAGGCCCGGCACCTGTCACGTGCTTTGCCGGGGGGGATCGAAGGCCTGCCTTTGCTGCGGGCGATCCGGGGGCTGGCTTATGCCGGACTGTCGCTTGAGGGGCGGCAGGCGTGGCTGGAGCAAGCGCTTGATTTGCTTGAGAGCGAGGCGGACAAGCAGATTCTCGGCGATGGTTGTCACGTTAGTCGTTCCCCGGCGCAGCTTTTAGAGGCGCTGGAGATATTTATTGATTTGCGGGCGGGGTTGATCGGGGCGCAATATCCGGTGCCGGCTCCGATGGCGCACACGATTGACCGTATGGCACAGGCCGTCCGGTTTTTCCGGTATGCCGACAAGCGTTTTGCCTTGTTCCATGGGACGCAGGAAGGGGATACCCGGCATATTGATTCCGTGCTGGCGCGGGCCAACGTCCGCGGCCAGATTTTGAGCCGTTTGCCCTATGGTGGGTATGAGCGCCTGACGATGGGGCGCAGCATGGTGATGATGGATGCCGGAACGCCGCCGCGCTGGCCGTATGACGGTCATGCTCATGCATCGCCGCTGGGGTTTGAATTTGTTTACGGCAAGGAGCGTGTGTTTGTTTCGTGTGGAACGCATCCGTCTGATCCGGACTGGATTGACGCGCTAAGGGCGACGGCTGCGCACAACGCTTTGACCGTCGATTACCGCAATGCCTGCGAGATTGCGCGGGACGGGCATTTCATCCGGCGGCCGCACAAGGTGGTCGTCAGTCGGGAAGAAACCCGCAATGCCGTATTGCTGGAGGCCTCTCATGACGGGTTTGTTTCCCTGAACGGCTTGACCCATCGCCGCCGTTTGTATTTGGGCGATAACGGCCATGATTTGCGCGGTGAGGAAAATCTGACCTGTTCGGTAGGGCTGAGCAAACCGGTGGAAATCACCTTGCGCTTTCATTTGCATCCGCGGGTGCAGGTGTCGTTGATCCAGGATGGCCGGGCGGCGCTCTTGCGTTTGCCGGGGGGGGCTGGCTGGCGGTTTTTCAATGCACAGGGAGATCTGACGCTGGAAAACAGTGTTTATCTGGGGGAGGGTACACAGCCCCGTAAAACCAAGCAGCTCGTTGTGTCGGGCCTGATGCAGGTCGACCATGCGGTCATTAAATGGGTTTTGCAACGCGAAGGCACTTGA
- a CDS encoding ribulose-phosphate 3-epimerase yields MSGIKIAPSILSADFADLGAEVRAIDAAGADYIHVDVMDGHFVPNITIGPAIVKALRPHTAKVMDVHLMIDPVDPYIEEFAAAGADIITAHVEAGAHIHRTLQAIKATGKKTGVSLNPATPADSIRHVMDMVDLVLVMTVNPGFGGQAYIPLENKIRDIRAMIDSTGRAIDLEVDGGIKPGTAKKVIEAGANVLVAGSAVFKGNPAEYAAHIKALREDA; encoded by the coding sequence ATGTCCGGGATTAAAATCGCGCCCTCTATCCTGTCCGCTGACTTCGCCGATCTGGGCGCGGAAGTCCGGGCGATTGATGCCGCCGGGGCGGATTATATCCATGTTGATGTGATGGACGGGCATTTTGTCCCGAACATTACGATCGGGCCGGCGATTGTCAAAGCTTTGCGTCCGCATACCGCCAAGGTCATGGATGTGCACTTGATGATTGATCCGGTCGATCCCTATATCGAGGAATTTGCTGCTGCGGGGGCCGATATTATCACCGCCCATGTGGAGGCCGGCGCCCATATTCACCGGACCTTGCAAGCCATCAAGGCGACCGGGAAGAAGACGGGTGTATCGCTTAACCCGGCGACACCGGCGGATTCTATCCGCCACGTTATGGATATGGTTGATCTGGTTTTGGTGATGACGGTGAATCCTGGTTTTGGCGGGCAGGCCTATATTCCGCTGGAAAACAAAATCCGCGATATTCGCGCTATGATCGACAGTACGGGCCGCGCCATTGATTTGGAGGTTGATGGTGGGATCAAGCCGGGGACGGCTAAAAAGGTGATCGAGGCCGGGGCTAATGTCCTGGTGGCCGGGTCGGCTGTGTTCAAGGGGAACCCGGCCGAGTATGCGGCTCATATCAAAGCACTGCGGGAGGATGCATAG
- a CDS encoding methyltransferase domain-containing protein, translating to MVISAADGQGAESHAEGLGTRKVALHLLSQVLDRKQPLDQLLEGDAAFHSLVTRDRAFVRMMVATTLRRLGQIDNLIARATDRPEPPQPPSLYNLLRLGVVQIVFMAVPDYAVVDTCVELAGQTGMSRQKGLVNAVLRRVTKDAQEWLSKQDETRLNTPDWLMAQWVADYGLRTAAEIGLAHLSEAPLDISIKNPGMREYWAGTLGASLLPTGTLRMPAKGMVYELPGYDDGMWWVQDASAALPAKLFGDVTDKSVIDLCAAPGGKTAQLAAMGAHVTALDRSVNRLKRLHENMRRLRLEDHVTVEAADGAVWQPREKADFVLLDAPCTATGTIRRHPDVLHLKAPSDMDRLCETQARILENAVSMLAPGGILVYCTCSLQKAEGEAQIERLLASGAPVRRKPVAPAEIGDIEALITAEGDVRVLPFHLAPHGGMDGFYICRLIRV from the coding sequence ATGGTGATTTCTGCAGCGGATGGACAGGGGGCGGAGAGCCACGCGGAAGGTCTGGGGACACGGAAAGTGGCCTTGCATCTTCTCTCTCAGGTTCTTGACCGGAAACAGCCGCTGGATCAGTTGCTGGAAGGTGACGCTGCGTTTCATTCGCTTGTGACCCGCGACCGGGCCTTTGTCCGGATGATGGTGGCGACGACCCTGCGGCGACTGGGGCAAATCGACAACCTGATTGCCCGTGCGACCGACCGGCCGGAACCTCCCCAGCCCCCTTCTCTTTACAATCTTTTGCGGCTGGGCGTTGTCCAGATCGTTTTTATGGCGGTGCCGGATTATGCCGTGGTCGATACTTGTGTTGAACTGGCCGGGCAAACCGGGATGAGCCGCCAGAAGGGGCTGGTTAACGCTGTCCTTCGTCGCGTTACAAAAGACGCTCAGGAATGGCTTTCCAAACAGGATGAAACCCGGCTGAATACCCCGGACTGGCTGATGGCGCAGTGGGTTGCCGATTACGGTTTGCGAACGGCGGCAGAGATCGGGCTGGCGCATCTCAGTGAAGCGCCGCTGGATATTTCGATTAAAAACCCCGGTATGCGCGAATACTGGGCCGGGACGCTGGGGGCCAGTCTGTTGCCGACCGGGACGCTGCGTATGCCGGCCAAGGGCATGGTTTACGAATTGCCCGGTTATGATGACGGCATGTGGTGGGTACAGGATGCCTCGGCAGCGTTGCCGGCGAAATTATTCGGTGATGTGACGGATAAGAGCGTGATTGATTTGTGTGCCGCGCCCGGCGGAAAGACAGCGCAGCTGGCCGCGATGGGGGCACACGTCACGGCGCTGGACCGTTCGGTCAATCGTCTGAAGCGTTTGCATGAAAACATGCGCCGTTTGCGGCTGGAGGATCATGTTACGGTTGAGGCTGCGGATGGCGCGGTCTGGCAGCCGCGGGAGAAAGCTGATTTCGTGTTGCTGGATGCGCCGTGTACGGCGACAGGGACGATCCGTCGTCATCCTGATGTCCTGCATTTGAAAGCGCCGTCTGATATGGATCGTTTGTGCGAAACGCAGGCCCGGATTCTTGAAAACGCCGTTTCCATGCTGGCGCCGGGCGGGATTTTGGTTTACTGCACGTGTTCCCTGCAAAAGGCCGAAGGCGAAGCGCAGATTGAACGGCTTTTGGCGTCCGGGGCGCCGGTACGGCGGAAGCCTGTTGCGCCTGCAGAAATCGGGGATATCGAAGCCCTGATTACCGCAGAAGGCGATGTGCGAGTCCTGCCGTTTCATTTAGCGCCGCACGGGGGCATGGATGGGTTTTACATTTGCCGTCTGATTCGTGTATAA
- a CDS encoding mechanosensitive ion channel produces MQLDINSLGELAPLYGIRIVTAIAIFLIGKWIVKKVVNVIKHMMEKAKVDKTLVSFFGNVMYAVALAFVVIAALSQLGIETTSLAAIMAAAGLAVGMALKDSLGNLASGVMIILFRPFKIGDFIEAGGTSGIVEEITIFTTMMKTPDNKAVIVPNGAITSGNITNFSAKDTRRIDMVIGVSYGDDLAKVKKVLTKILEKDDRVLKDPEPFIGVMALADSSVNFAVRPWVKSADYWTTMTDLQEIIKVTFDKEGISIPFPQSEMRIVSGDVKKMAA; encoded by the coding sequence ATGCAACTAGACATTAATTCACTCGGAGAACTGGCGCCCCTTTACGGGATTAGAATTGTTACGGCCATTGCTATATTCCTGATCGGGAAATGGATCGTCAAGAAAGTCGTCAATGTTATCAAGCATATGATGGAAAAAGCCAAGGTCGACAAGACGCTGGTGTCGTTTTTCGGGAACGTTATGTATGCCGTGGCGCTGGCTTTTGTGGTGATCGCTGCGCTTAGCCAGTTGGGGATTGAGACAACGTCTCTGGCCGCGATTATGGCGGCTGCCGGTCTGGCTGTTGGTATGGCGCTTAAGGATTCTCTGGGTAATCTGGCGTCCGGGGTAATGATTATCCTGTTTCGTCCGTTTAAAATCGGTGATTTCATTGAAGCCGGCGGGACGTCCGGGATTGTCGAAGAGATTACGATTTTCACGACCATGATGAAGACCCCGGATAACAAAGCCGTCATCGTTCCTAACGGTGCCATTACCAGCGGGAATATTACCAATTTTTCGGCCAAGGACACGCGCCGGATCGATATGGTGATTGGTGTCAGCTATGGCGACGATCTTGCCAAGGTTAAAAAAGTTCTGACTAAAATCCTTGAGAAAGACGACCGTGTTTTGAAAGATCCCGAGCCATTTATCGGTGTTATGGCGCTGGCGGACAGCTCTGTTAATTTTGCCGTCCGGCCGTGGGTGAAAAGCGCCGATTACTGGACGACAATGACGGATCTGCAGGAGATAATCAAAGTCACCTTTGACAAGGAAGGGATTTCCATTCCGTTCCCGCAAAGCGAAATGCGGATTGTTTCCGGCGATGTTAAGAAAATGGCGGCTTAA
- a CDS encoding chorismate mutase, producing MEVLKPYRDRIDDLDDRIVDLLAERYAIIREVGHFKAGEDIPPILEDRVEEVRERAARRAADKGLDPDFVRQLYTLMIDYAHDIEKEIIKAA from the coding sequence ATGGAAGTTCTAAAACCTTATCGTGACCGGATTGATGATCTGGATGACCGGATTGTCGATTTGTTGGCCGAGCGTTATGCAATCATTCGCGAGGTCGGACATTTCAAGGCAGGGGAAGATATTCCCCCGATTTTAGAGGATCGTGTGGAAGAGGTCCGGGAGCGCGCGGCGCGGCGGGCGGCGGACAAGGGACTGGACCCCGATTTTGTCCGGCAGCTTTATACGCTGATGATTGATTACGCGCATGATATCGAAAAAGAGATTATAAAGGCGGCCTGA
- a CDS encoding CvpA family protein: MIFDIIVLAVLLISSIIAFLRGFIREILTILGVGGGIVASLALGPVLSPVVRGWFGVGTEGEEPERLMGVIPYNIVADVIAYGGVFVIVVIILSIISHFLASGAKAAGLGAIDRTLGVVFGVVRGIFLLALMYLPIYMTVEADTRDNWFGDSKTRFYIEATSGWMSKVLPESLSSDIEEQMDQNGEGVIKATREKLQDIDVLRKQDKADETTVPPSTDEADPGYDKEERSKMNRLFEERYND, from the coding sequence ATGATTTTTGATATTATTGTTTTAGCCGTTCTTCTTATTTCTTCCATCATTGCGTTTTTGCGCGGGTTTATCCGCGAAATACTGACCATTTTGGGGGTTGGCGGCGGCATTGTCGCGTCGTTGGCGCTGGGGCCGGTGCTTTCTCCCGTGGTGCGCGGCTGGTTTGGTGTCGGGACGGAAGGCGAAGAGCCGGAACGGCTGATGGGCGTGATTCCCTATAACATCGTGGCTGACGTTATTGCTTATGGCGGGGTTTTTGTGATCGTCGTTATTATCCTTTCGATCATCAGCCATTTTTTGGCTAGTGGCGCCAAGGCGGCCGGGCTGGGGGCGATCGACCGGACGCTGGGGGTTGTGTTCGGGGTTGTGCGCGGGATTTTCCTGCTGGCTTTGATGTACCTGCCGATCTATATGACGGTTGAAGCGGATACGCGGGATAACTGGTTTGGTGACAGCAAAACCCGGTTTTATATCGAGGCCACGTCGGGCTGGATGTCCAAAGTGTTGCCGGAATCCCTGTCTTCGGATATTGAAGAACAAATGGATCAAAATGGTGAGGGCGTGATCAAGGCGACCCGCGAAAAACTGCAGGATATTGATGTTTTGCGCAAGCAAGACAAGGCGGACGAAACGACTGTCCCGCCCAGTACTGACGAAGCCGATCCCGGCTATGACAAGGAAGAGCGGAGCAAGATGAACCGCTTGTTTGAAGAGAGGTATAATGACTGA
- a CDS encoding DUF1674 domain-containing protein, producing the protein MTKEKPQPDTKKQPEKSKETNTPENREIGGPPGPEPTRYGDWEKSGKCVDF; encoded by the coding sequence ATGACAAAAGAAAAGCCACAACCGGACACAAAAAAGCAACCGGAAAAATCCAAAGAAACCAACACACCTGAAAACAGAGAAATCGGCGGACCGCCGGGACCGGAGCCAACACGTTACGGGGATTGGGAAAAAAGCGGCAAGTGCGTCGATTTCTAA
- a CDS encoding SDR family NAD(P)-dependent oxidoreductase, whose product MNDKTDLSGRLALVTGASRGIGAAVARALAGAGAHVILVARTVGGLESVDDQIRAAGGQATLLPMDLLKLDEIDKLGPTIAERFGKLDIFVGNAGMTGTLTPVTHMKATEWQKVIDLNVNANFRLIRTLDPLLQASDAGRAIFVTSGMGNQVIQAFFGAYSTSKAAVSALVKTYAAETEKTNLRVNLVRPGVIETALLAKAYPGGYPGKTRKPDDIAPAFVELASPVCTRHGELIDLFEE is encoded by the coding sequence ATGAATGATAAAACAGACTTATCCGGGCGGCTGGCCCTGGTGACCGGCGCATCGCGCGGGATTGGCGCAGCTGTGGCACGGGCGTTGGCCGGGGCGGGGGCGCATGTGATCCTTGTGGCGCGGACCGTGGGCGGTCTGGAATCGGTTGATGACCAGATTCGCGCGGCGGGCGGACAGGCGACGTTGTTGCCGATGGATTTACTGAAGCTTGACGAGATCGACAAGCTGGGGCCGACGATTGCCGAGCGGTTTGGCAAGTTGGATATTTTTGTCGGCAATGCCGGTATGACGGGGACGCTGACGCCGGTTACGCACATGAAGGCGACTGAATGGCAGAAAGTTATCGACCTGAACGTGAATGCTAATTTCCGGCTGATCCGGACGCTGGATCCGCTTTTACAGGCATCGGACGCCGGGCGGGCCATTTTTGTGACATCGGGAATGGGAAATCAGGTTATACAGGCCTTTTTCGGGGCGTACAGTACAAGCAAGGCTGCCGTGTCGGCGCTTGTCAAAACCTATGCCGCGGAAACGGAAAAAACCAATTTGCGCGTTAATCTGGTCCGGCCCGGTGTGATTGAAACGGCTCTGTTGGCGAAGGCCTACCCCGGCGGCTATCCGGGCAAAACCAGAAAGCCGGATGATATTGCGCCGGCATTTGTGGAACTGGCATCTCCGGTTTGCACCCGGCACGGTGAACTGATTGATTTATTTGAAGAATAA
- a CDS encoding MarC family protein translates to MDIFLPALVTIFVVVDPLGTAAVFSALLSGQDVSTARKTAFRASITAAGLLVAFGLMGDALLHHLGISIGAFRIAGGLLLFVTAFRMLMGFHDPDQLESEETAYSDRTDVAIFPLSIPLLAGPGAMTASILHMTAVHTIEGKVLVIIAIVAVQLIALFSMLGADRLVRLFGPSGSSLLARIMGVLMAAMAVQFMIDGAAQTFNF, encoded by the coding sequence ATGGATATTTTTTTGCCGGCTTTGGTAACGATTTTTGTGGTGGTTGATCCCTTGGGGACGGCGGCCGTTTTTTCTGCGCTTTTGAGTGGGCAGGATGTATCAACGGCGCGCAAGACGGCGTTCCGGGCGTCGATAACGGCGGCGGGGTTGCTGGTGGCTTTCGGGTTGATGGGGGATGCGCTCTTGCATCATCTGGGGATTTCAATCGGGGCGTTCCGGATTGCCGGGGGGCTGCTCTTGTTCGTGACGGCGTTTCGGATGTTGATGGGGTTTCATGATCCCGATCAACTGGAATCCGAAGAAACAGCCTATAGCGACCGGACGGACGTTGCTATTTTTCCGCTTTCGATTCCCTTGCTGGCCGGTCCGGGGGCGATGACGGCGTCTATATTGCATATGACGGCGGTGCATACGATCGAGGGTAAGGTTCTGGTGATTATCGCGATTGTCGCTGTACAGTTGATTGCTCTGTTTTCGATGCTGGGGGCGGATCGGTTGGTGCGTTTGTTCGGGCCGTCAGGCAGTAGTCTTCTGGCCCGGATTATGGGTGTTCTCATGGCGGCCATGGCCGTGCAGTTCATGATTGATGGCGCGGCGCAGACGTTCAATTTTTAA
- the radA gene encoding DNA repair protein RadA, translated as MAKNTTSYVCQSCGAVSPRWSGKCDACGEWNSIVEEVRESAMPKGLGTPTGKHKGRALPFVDLKGESADKMPRHKTDLAEFDRVTGGGLVPGSALLIGGDPGIGKSTLLLQVVCALARKGIGCGYISGEEAIDQVRLRADRLELSDAPVQLVSATSVRDIVASMEDPENTLSMLVIDSIQTMYVDTVDSAPGTVTQVRTSAAEIIRSAKKHGITVLFVGHVTKDGQIAGPRVLEHIVDCVLYFEGDRSHQFRILRAVKNRFGPTDEIGVFEMAREGLVQVENPSALFLSQRQENVAGSAVLAGLEGTRPMLAEVQALVAPSVLGNPRRAVVGWDNNRLAMILAVLEARCGFQFSGSDIYLNIAGGIRVNEPAADLAVAAALISALKGVPLPAHTVFFGEIGLAGEVRQVAQPDVRLKEAAKLGFEEAVIPRAKKRKGEERRSSDKIRLNEVTHVSDIADLFAGTGGGVRYA; from the coding sequence ATGGCCAAAAACACCACCAGCTATGTGTGCCAGTCCTGCGGTGCGGTCAGTCCCCGCTGGAGCGGTAAATGCGATGCCTGCGGCGAATGGAACAGTATCGTCGAAGAAGTCCGCGAATCCGCTATGCCCAAGGGACTGGGAACGCCGACGGGCAAGCATAAGGGGCGGGCTTTGCCCTTTGTCGATCTGAAAGGCGAGTCGGCGGATAAGATGCCGCGCCACAAAACGGATCTTGCTGAATTTGACCGGGTGACCGGCGGCGGGTTAGTGCCGGGATCGGCGCTTTTGATCGGTGGCGATCCGGGGATCGGCAAGTCGACATTATTGCTGCAAGTCGTATGTGCGCTGGCGCGCAAGGGGATTGGCTGCGGATATATTTCCGGGGAAGAGGCTATTGACCAGGTGCGGCTGCGGGCCGACCGGCTGGAGTTGAGCGATGCACCGGTGCAGCTGGTTTCGGCGACGAGTGTCCGTGACATTGTGGCCTCGATGGAAGACCCTGAAAATACGCTTTCGATGCTGGTGATCGATTCCATCCAGACCATGTATGTCGATACGGTTGACAGCGCGCCGGGGACCGTAACACAGGTGCGGACGTCGGCGGCCGAGATTATCCGCAGTGCGAAAAAACACGGTATTACGGTCTTGTTTGTCGGGCATGTGACCAAGGATGGCCAGATTGCCGGGCCGCGGGTTCTGGAGCATATTGTTGACTGCGTCTTGTATTTCGAAGGGGATCGTTCGCACCAGTTCCGGATATTGCGGGCGGTTAAAAACCGTTTTGGCCCGACCGATGAAATCGGCGTGTTTGAGATGGCCCGCGAAGGGCTGGTGCAGGTTGAAAACCCTTCGGCTTTGTTCTTGTCGCAGCGACAGGAAAACGTAGCGGGCAGTGCCGTTCTGGCCGGTCTGGAAGGGACGCGGCCGATGCTGGCCGAGGTGCAAGCGCTGGTCGCGCCTTCGGTTCTCGGTAATCCGCGGCGGGCTGTTGTTGGCTGGGATAATAACCGGCTGGCGATGATTTTGGCGGTGCTGGAAGCGCGATGCGGGTTCCAGTTTTCGGGCAGTGATATATACCTGAATATCGCCGGGGGTATCCGCGTGAACGAGCCGGCGGCGGACCTGGCGGTGGCGGCTGCGCTTATCAGTGCTTTGAAAGGTGTGCCTTTACCCGCCCATACCGTGTTTTTCGGTGAAATCGGGCTGGCCGGGGAAGTCCGGCAAGTGGCGCAGCCCGATGTGCGTTTGAAGGAAGCGGCCAAACTGGGCTTTGAGGAGGCTGTTATCCCGCGGGCGAAAAAGCGTAAAGGCGAAGAGCGCCGCTCATCTGACAAGATACGGTTAAACGAAGTTACGCATGTTTCCGATATTGCCGATCTGTTCGCCGGGACCGGCGGCGGTGTTCGGTATGCTTAA
- a CDS encoding amidophosphoribosyltransferase encodes MTDSGVTIHPLDDDKLHEECGVFGVFGHKDAATLTALGLHALQHRGQEACGIVSYDGQEFHTKRALGLVDRTFSRKETIEKLRGNAAIGHNRYATTGDTLLRNVQPLYADMAFGGFALAHNGNLTNATSLRTELVRKGSLFQSTTDTEVILHLMAVSNQQTIEGRFIDALKQIKGAYSVVACTGGEVLAVRDPHGIRPLCLGRLGDAHIVASESCALDIIGATFVRDIEPGEMVVLNEKGVISSRPFGENASHFCIFEYIYFARPDSFMGGKSVYEMRKKIGAELAKESPCDDADLIVPVPDSGVPAAIGYAEASGKPFELGIIRNHYVGRTFIEPTSSIRHLGVKMKHNANRAFIEGKKVVLVDDSIVRGTTSKKIVEMMRQAGAKEVHMRISSPPTSHSCFYGIDTPSTEELLAHDTLVEKIRAYIGADSLAYISVDGLYHAVGEEKRNNETPQYCDACFTGDYRVELTDQNNKHKQAAE; translated from the coding sequence ATGACTGATTCCGGCGTAACGATTCATCCTCTCGATGATGACAAATTGCATGAAGAGTGCGGCGTTTTCGGTGTTTTCGGGCACAAGGATGCCGCGACCCTGACGGCGCTGGGGCTTCATGCCCTGCAACACCGGGGGCAGGAAGCGTGCGGGATTGTGTCGTACGACGGTCAGGAATTTCATACCAAGCGGGCGCTGGGGCTGGTTGACCGGACATTCAGCCGTAAGGAAACCATCGAAAAACTGCGCGGGAATGCCGCGATCGGGCATAACCGTTATGCAACGACCGGCGATACGTTGCTGCGGAATGTCCAGCCGCTTTATGCCGATATGGCGTTTGGCGGCTTTGCCCTGGCGCATAATGGTAATCTGACGAATGCGACGAGTTTGCGTACGGAGCTGGTACGCAAAGGTTCGTTGTTTCAATCCACGACGGATACGGAAGTTATTTTGCACCTGATGGCCGTTTCCAACCAGCAGACAATCGAAGGGCGCTTTATCGATGCGCTGAAACAGATCAAGGGCGCGTATTCGGTGGTAGCCTGTACCGGCGGTGAGGTTCTGGCTGTGCGTGACCCGCATGGCATCCGGCCTTTATGTCTGGGGCGTTTGGGGGATGCGCATATTGTGGCTTCGGAAAGCTGTGCGCTGGATATTATCGGTGCCACTTTTGTACGCGATATCGAACCCGGTGAAATGGTTGTCCTGAATGAAAAAGGCGTGATCAGCAGCCGTCCGTTTGGCGAAAATGCCAGTCATTTTTGTATTTTTGAATATATCTATTTTGCCCGTCCCGACAGTTTTATGGGCGGGAAATCGGTTTATGAAATGCGCAAGAAAATCGGCGCGGAGCTGGCCAAGGAATCGCCGTGCGATGATGCGGATTTGATTGTGCCGGTGCCTGACAGCGGCGTTCCGGCGGCGATCGGTTATGCCGAGGCCAGCGGCAAGCCTTTTGAACTGGGGATTATCCGCAATCACTATGTCGGGCGGACCTTTATCGAGCCGACCAGTTCGATCCGCCATCTGGGTGTGAAGATGAAGCACAATGCCAACCGCGCGTTTATCGAAGGCAAGAAAGTTGTGCTGGTTGACGATTCTATCGTGCGAGGCACGACATCGAAAAAAATCGTTGAAATGATGCGTCAGGCTGGGGCCAAAGAGGTTCATATGCGGATTTCTTCGCCGCCGACCAGCCATAGCTGTTTTTACGGGATTGATACGCCTTCGACAGAGGAGCTGTTGGCGCATGATACGTTGGTCGAAAAAATCAGGGCTTATATCGGGGCGGATTCGCTGGCCTATATTTCGGTCGACGGGCTTTATCATGCCGTCGGTGAAGAAAAGCGGAACAATGAAACGCCGCAATATTGCGATGCCTGCTTTACCGGCGATTACCGGGTGGAGCTGACGGATCAGAATAACAAGCACAAACAGGCTGCAGAATAA